From a region of the Canis lupus dingo isolate Sandy chromosome 5, ASM325472v2, whole genome shotgun sequence genome:
- the EXPH5 gene encoding exophilin-5 isoform X1 has product MTKVPQGFDFSFLNDEEARKILQVLERNEALQRAEKDRISKLQNTKRDIRWLQGVTGEWFEEIQRKKFCNEADVSQMLKQPLTYRLRKTMAENDSTESQTSRSKNTPHQRNPTSISSRLSFRSSFASLFSFRKSRKETFKLQSLGQKGCDSHAGAPVSVRQTITQAKIHNSPLENQPVDGVFVPRPTSMREGSGMPPWDASLLENEFFQVLDDLDHKLAQEQCSSSVKTATPLNYRSKTQFSHFCSNITGQHKNHHNGPSNMSIYDILRPGAPREGFKTFSPRTRTIYDMYRTREPRLLKEDYVQKNTFGSTSLCFDSRQQSASPATRYFTARSLHFPAITQNKSGFIPPRYQQSPKRIPLSSIIWNRSDSSGDRQPQEEFLRAPSPMEIDTADQYMYPKFFQENRRCEFYHSQSIHPSVHFNAPMDNAMSPDPFENSENMPFYHQENSFARSFSSNTFGRTREQRFRQSPFWDQQEEHSSWSDFHQSRYPFTASDRDFEMISIEANNTLAAHGHSVPSQHWGSFSPGYRTHTFRDQAEPHSWQFDSQMSTLESMEVSQGNGSQSTHFSTPNVCPMTGPSYHIKSGRSVGQQGSPPTDIHINKEPYSFEIAQTLASPFKTSFSQISDDRTNPQSPVFQNPTVTVQKIESASLPIKTYTEVTVTKRISVGSPPLTESPPNILVTEVNNEKDLNESILEEDKQLNKKDQTNMTSEIPQHDSQTVISNPSPDARNPLSQDSAKNKGLALNTPTTVSSRRSPGVVSRKEISKIHISHRDKSNELKKDKSYTGSRRVGSTTSLPFIQESRTTSFPSSKQGSHQEVRVSNEDISGIIRNNHWSSELADNQNAQSPEKPASLDTKEEQCATTHSTNRSKSAASHKIPCDPLGLSSGILPDSSPSNNSFLDALVIPSTMVFSRNSPPGKDPSLGEREQKDNDSKTQNDQFALSPSENQKSNANCMLVHNEEVDAVRGRSHRPFTDGKEKGKIRRCISCFEKLSKTEGRSAPSSDNSNLIEMNQSNSKCPKVHTTYHSSPRSASFLINNRKSGGKIMASSFRNEPLPFQIKNNVEDPTGKYTSNKFSSSSLESESKYSKAVSDSISVAPEATKQMTNMKTIGFASVRKGPLPFLIKRAVSCPLGVPDASNGKDEREKCLLSNTDASALTLKPWETIISPLENNSSVRDCSLPKRHHQKENFREGTEKDGKITTSGIGLFSLSSEDPLPFTSDMSIKESGKALHKFKTTSMFSVSGDEDNVKCLEVVSIYYTLPRKYSKKFCDILEQYTQQIDSLTESTKVETETFPSAFEKDKLNYSTQEQSGTSSSKGLEVLVSSTQEKSHCLSHTTEDMTALPGLRPSKPTLQEMAPETGVTSHKGESKTREISPDNFTQTPVGDSQSRKEKGKKWQSETLHPSSMLQVKKGTEEKSENCQQSIKSGNSGPSNLPAHSEEDAGNSQTIRSSGECAGCGMAITATETAECLQKAITSVGMVGSTNGLQPGQVSGEIGTDFQKETNKALSDLESQVFALMPALHKLQLDEGTCSGEPDLDTLQSEPQRSQEIRMTEDGKAEDERQKWAWDQPSFPIGSNKNKTSVDNPEKGKNRSFVKHKLAAMSKASRKFPAKDLSPRRHVATIFPQSGNSSASGSLSLGTPECNPLSPEPTRKSIDSSNECRLSSDGMDVEKSENSLQVTVTSNREASTRSSNQNSNGISQLCQKESKNISESSSQYQKSKDVAAAQTLERESGDLAQPTFTSLGETDSSDPQGRLNPPFPLEPAEKSRVSIPLATYHQQQRSASFLEWEPESHSYRSNSLKSINVHGHLVRKSHPPKVRERHFSESMSIDNALSHLTLGNEFSSDSRYSRRFRSFSELSSCDANENRTLCSSRTKMGPKFSTSISRPIDYGIFGKEQQLAFLENVKRSLTQGRLWKPSFLKNPGFLKDGVTNPPNPTELSSSNSPSNQMPEDALSPSAPLNIYEENPGDSDCDTDTTTDDEYYLDENDKESEL; this is encoded by the exons cAAACTCCAGAACACAAAGAGGGATATCAGATGGCTTCAAGGAGTGACTGGCGAATGGTttgaagaaattcaaagaaaaaagttttgcAATGAAGCAGATGTTAGCCAAATGTTGAAACAACCACTTACATACAGGCTAAGGAAGACAATGGCAGAAAATG ATTCCACAGAATCACAAACATCAAGATCTAAAAATACACCTCATCAAAGAAACCCAACATCCATTTCTTCTCGGCTGAGCTTCAGATCATCCTTTGCTTCCCTGTTCTCATTCAGAAAATCCAGAAAGGAGACTTTCAAGCTTCAATCGCTAGGACAGAAAGG ATGTGACAGCCATGCAGGAGCTCCTGTGTCTGTGAGGCAAACCATTACG cAGGCAAAAATACACAACTCACCTCTGGAAAATCAACCAGTTGATGGTGTATTTGTCCCAAGGCCAACAAGCATGAGGGAGGGAAGTGGCATGCCCCCGTGGGATGCTTCACTGCTGGAAAATGAGTTCTTCCAAG TTTTAGATGATTTAGATCACAAACTGGCTCAGGAACAATGTTCAAGCTCGGTGAAGACCGCAACACCTCTTAACTACAGATCAAAAACACAGTTCAGTCACTTTTGTTCTAATATCACAGGACAGCACAAAAACCACCATAATGGACCTTCTAACATGTCTATCTATGACATCCTAAGACCAGGAGCCCCGAGGGAAGGTTTTAAAACTTTCTCTCCTAGAACAAGAACAATTTATGATATGTACAGGACAAGGGAGCCCAGACTCTTAAAAGAAGATTATGTGCAAAAGAATACCTTTGGTAGTACTTCTCTGTGTTTTGACAGCAGACAACAATCAGCTTCACCAGCCACAAGATATTTCACAGCAAGAAGCTTACATTTTCCAGCCATCACTCAGAACAAGAGTGGGTTTATACCACCAAGATACCAGCAGAGCCCAAAGAGGATTCCTCTCTCATCCATCATATGGAATAGATCAGACTCTTCTGGAGATAGGCAGCCCCAGGAAGAGTTCCTGAGGGCACCATCACCAATGGAGATTGACACTGCTGACCAGTACATGTATCCCAAATTTTTTCAGGAGAATAGGAGATGTGAATTTTACCATTCACAGAGTATTCACCCAAGTGTTCATTTTAATGCCCCCATGGATAATGCAATGAGTCCTGACCCGTTTGAGAACTCAGAGAATATGCCATTCTACCATCAAGAAAACTCATTTGCTAGGTCTTTCTCAAGCAATACCTTTGGACGAACCAGGGAACAGAGATTTAGACAAAGTCCTTTTTGGGACCAACAGGAAGAACATTCTTCCTGGTCTGACTTCCATCAAAGCAGGTATCCATTCACTGCTTCTGACAGAGACTTCGAAATGATTTCCATTGAAGCAAATAATACATTAGCTGCCCATGGCCACAGTGTTCCTTCTCAACACTGGGGATCATTTTCTCCTGGTTACAGAACACATACATTCAGAGATCAAGCAGAGCCACATTCCTGGCAGTTTGATTCTCAAATGTCCACTCTGGAGAGTATGGAGGTGTCACAAGGTAATGGAAGCCAGTCGACTCATTTCAGCACACCAAATGTTTGCCCTATGACAGGGCCAAGCTATCATATCAAATCTGGGAGGTCAGTAGGTCAACAGGGCAGTCCTCCCACAGATATACACATAAACAAAGAACCTTACTCATTTGAAATTGCTCAGACTCTAGCATCCCCATTTAAAACTTCCTTCTCCCAAATTTCTGATGACAGAACGAATCCTCAGAGTCCTGTCTTTCAGAATCCCACAGTCACTGTGCAGAAAATTGAGTCTGCCTCTCTTCCAATAAAAACCTATACAGAAGTCACTGTGACCAAGAGGATTTCTGTTGGTTCTCCACCTCTTACTGAGAGCCCACCCAATATCTTGGTCACAGAAGTGAATAATGAGAAAGACTTGAATGAATCTATTTTGGAAGAAGACAAACAGCTAAACAAGAAGGACCAGACAAACATGACAAGTGAAATACCCCAACATGACTCACAGACTGTAATCTCTAACCCTTCCCCTGATGCTCGAAATCCCCTCTCCCAGGACTCAGCCAAGAACAAAGGACTTGCTCTTAACACACCTACCACTGTAAGTTCCAGAAGGTCACCCGGAGTTGTTTCTAGGAAAGAGATATCCAAAATTCATATATCACACAGAGATAAATCCAATGaactaaaaaaagataagagttaTACTGGGAGTAGAAGAGTTGGCTCAACAACTTCCCTTCCTTTCATTCAGGAAAGCAGAACAACATCTTTTCCCAGCTCAAAGCAAGGTAGTCACCAGGAAGTAAGAGTAAGCAATGAAGATATTTCAGGCATTATTAGAAATAACCACTGGAGCTCTGAACTTGCTGATAATCAAAATGCACAGTCTCCAGAAAAACCTGCTAGTTTAGATACCAAGGAAGAACAATGTGCCACAACTCATTCTACGAACCGTAGCAAATCAGCTGCTAGTCACAAGATCCCATGTGATCCTTTAGGTCTGTCCTCAGGTATACTACCTGATTCCTCACCATCGAATAATTCTTTCCTTGATGCACTGGTGATTCCTTCTACAATGGTGTTCTCTAGGAACAGTCCTCCAGGCAAGGATCCATCTctgggagaaagagaacaaaaagacaatGATAGCAAAACCCAAAATGATCAGTTTGCTTTAAGCCCCTCAGAAAACCAAAAGAGTAATGCTAATTGTATGCTTGTACATAATGAGGAGGTTGATGCTGTCAGAGGCCGTTCTCACCGTCCTTTcacagatggaaaagaaaaaggaaaaataagacgaTGCATATCCTGTTTTGAAAAGTTAAGTAAAACGGAAGGTAGGTCAGCACCTTCAAGTGATAATAGTAACCTCATTGAGATGAATCAAAGCAATTCCAAATGTCCTAAGGTTCATACAACTTACCACAGCTCACCAAGATCAGCCAGTTTTCTCATCAATAACAGAAAGTCGGGAGGTAAGATAATGGCTTCTTCATTTAGGAATGAACCACTTCCATTCCAAATCAAAAATAATGTGGAAGACCCAACAGGGAAGTACACATCAAACAAATTCAGTTCCAGTTCTTTGGAGTCAGAAAGCAAATATTCCAAAGCAGTTTCAGACTCAATCTCAGTAGCACCTGAAGCCACAAAGCAGATGACAAATATGAAAACCATTGGATTTGCTTCTGTTAGAAAAGGACCACTTCCGTTCCTCATCAAAAGGGCTGTGTCATGTCCTTTAGGGGTACCAGATGCCTCAAATgggaaagatgaaagagaaaaatgcttgCTTTCAAACACAGATGCTTCTGCTCTAACACTAAAACCTTGGGAGACAATCATTAGCCCTCTAGAAAATAACTCCTCTGTTAGAGATTGTTCTTTACCCAAAAGACACCACCAAAAGGAAAACTTTCGAGAAGGCACTGAAAAAGATGGTAAAATTACTACCTCTGGGATAGGTCTATTTTCCCTTTCAAGTGAAGACCCTTTACCTTTTACTTCAGACATGTCAATAAAAGAAAGTGGGAAAGCATTACATAAATTTAAGACTACTAGCATGTTTTCCGTTTCTGGTGATGAAGATAATGTAAAATGTCTTGAGGTGGTTTCAATATATTACACTCTACCAAGGAAATACAGCAAAAAATTCTGTGACATTCTTGAACAGTATACACAGCAAATCGATTCACTTACAGAATCAACTAAAGTGGAGACTGAAACATTTCCTAGTGCTTTTGAAAAGGACAAACTAAATTATTCTACACAGGAGCAGTCTGGAACATCTTCTTCCAAAGGTCTAGAGGTGCTGGTCAGCTCAACTCAGGAGAAGAGCCATTGCCTTTCTCACACCACTGAGGATATGACTGCTTTACCAGGCCTCAGGCCCTCCAAGCCAACGTTACAGGAGATGGCTCCTGAGACAGGTGTTACCTCTCACAAAGGAGAATCGAAAACTAGAGAGATTTCCCCAGATAACTTCACTCAGACACCTGTAGGTGATTCacaaagcagaaaggagaaagggaaaaaatggcaaAGTGAAACCCTGCATCCTTCATCTATGCTTCAGGTAAAAAAAGGTAcagaagagaaatcagaaaattgTCAACAGTCCATTAAATCAGGTAACAGTGGTCCTTCTAATCTTCCGGCTCATTCGGAAGAGGATGCTGGAAATTCCCAAACCATAAGAAGTTCCGGGGAGTGTGCAGGGTGTGGGATGGCCATTACAGCTACTGAAACTGCAGAATGCCTTCAGAAAGCTATCACAAGTGTAGGTATGGTTGGAAGCACCAATGGATTGCAGCCTGGGCAAGTAAGTGGGGAAATTGGAACAGATTTCCAAAAAGAGACTAATAAAGCACTTTCTGACTTGGAAAGCCAAGTTTTTGCCCTTATGCCAGCTTTGCATAAACTACAGCTTGACGAAGGGACTTGTTCAGGTGAACCAGATTTAGACACTTTGCAGTCTGAACCTCAAAGGAGTCAGGAGATAAGGATGACAGAGGATGGCAAAGCTGAAGACGAAAGGCAGAAGTGGGCATGGGATCAACCTTCATTTCCTATAGGAAGCAACAAAAATAAGACCAGCGTGGATAAcccagaaaaagggaaaaacagatcTTTCGTTAAACACAAATTGGCAGCCATgtccaaagcaagcagaaaattCCCAGCTAAAGATTTAAGCCCCAGAAGACATGTAGCTACCATCTTCCCCCAAAGTGGGAACAGTTCTGCCTCTGGCAGTCTATCTCTTGGCACACCTGAGTGCAACCCGCTGTCCCCTGAGCCTACTCGAAAGTCCATAGACTCCAGCAATGAATGCAGGTTGAGTAGTGATGGaatggatgtggagaaatcagagaaCTCTCTCCAGGTTACTGTAACATCCAACCGAGAAGCTTCTACACGTTCAAGCAATCAGAATTCTAATGGCATTTCACAACTATGTCAGAAGGAGTCTAAAAATATCTCAGAATCATCATCACAGTATCAGAAGTCTAAAGATGTAGCAGCAGCTCAGACTTTGGAAAGAGAGTCAGGAGACTTGGCCCAACCCACATTCACCAGCCTCGGGGAAACAGACTCCTCTGACCCTCAGGGAAGACTGAACCCTCCTTTTCCATTGGAGCCTGCAGAGAAATCCAGAGTAAGCATCCCACTGGCCACTTATCACCAACAACAAAGAAGTGCTTCATTTCTGGAGTGGGAGCCTGAATCCCACTCCTATCGTTCAAACAGTTTAAAAAGCATCAATGTGCATGGTCATCTGGTACGCAAAAGTCATCCTCCCAAAGTCAGGGAGCGCCATTTTTCTGAGAGCATGTCTATTGACAATGCCCTCAGTCACCTGACCCTTGGGAATGAATTCTCTAGCGATAGCAGGTACAGTCGAAGATTCAGATCCTTTTCTGAGCTTTCTTCCTGTGATGCAAATGAAAATCGGACTTTGTGTAGCAGCAGGACAAAAATGGGTCCCAAGTTTTCAACATCTATATCCCGACCCATTGACTATGGAATTTTTGGAAAAGAACAACAGTTGGCTTTCTTGGAGAATGTAAAGAGGTCACTCACACAAGGAAGATTATGGAAGCCAAGTTTTCTTAAGAACCCTGGCTTCCTGAAAGATGGTGTAACTAACCCTCCTAATCCAACAGAGCTATCAAGCTCAAATTCTCCTAGCAACCAGATGCCAGAAGATGCCTTATCTCCAAGTGCACCACTTAATATCTATGAAGAGAATCCAGGAGACTCAGATTGTGATACAGACACGACCACGGATGACGAATACTATCTGGATGAAAATGACAAAGAGTCAGAACTGTGA